One Peptococcus niger genomic window carries:
- a CDS encoding indolepyruvate oxidoreductase subunit beta, which produces MSVTSVLLVGIGGQGTVFLSNILVKGLLNAGYDVKMSEIHGMAQRGGTVSTQVRYGDKVYSPIIGDGEADIMVAFEKQEALRYMHLLKPGGELIVNDEGLPSAPVQSGKITYPEDTIDVLKGLVADTVVIKASDIADELGNPKVANVVLFGALAKLMNLADIDWKPVIAASVKEKFVDVNMEAFDRGQALIQ; this is translated from the coding sequence TGACATCCGTTCTGTTGGTCGGTATCGGTGGTCAAGGCACGGTCTTTCTGTCCAATATTCTGGTCAAAGGGCTGCTGAATGCCGGTTATGACGTAAAAATGAGTGAAATTCACGGCATGGCGCAACGTGGCGGCACGGTGTCCACCCAGGTGCGCTATGGCGATAAGGTCTATTCGCCAATCATCGGTGACGGCGAAGCCGACATCATGGTTGCCTTTGAAAAGCAGGAAGCCTTGCGCTACATGCACCTTTTAAAACCGGGCGGGGAACTCATCGTCAATGATGAAGGCTTGCCCTCAGCCCCGGTTCAGTCCGGTAAAATCACCTACCCGGAAGACACCATTGACGTGTTAAAGGGGCTGGTGGCAGATACCGTGGTCATCAAAGCTTCGGATATTGCCGATGAATTGGGCAATCCGAAGGTCGCCAATGTGGTCCTGTTTGGGGCCTTGGCAAAATTGATGAACCTGGCGGACATTGATTGGAAACCGGTCATCGCCGCATCGGTCAAAGAAAAATTTGTTGATGTGAACATGGAGGCCTTTGACCGCGGTCAAGCCTTGATCCAATAA
- the lexA gene encoding transcriptional repressor LexA: MQIKTALSARQVRILDFITAEVEEKGYPPSVREIGEAVDLKSSSTVHNHLNQLEKKGYIQRDPTKPRAIMILKNSDGSDYRSFAAVNEEVFEEMVGLPVYGAVAAGAPIFADENLEDRIAMPMRFIRDEGAFMLRIRGESMIDAGILDGDYIIVAPQPTAANGDIIVALIGDEATCKTYYREKNRIRLQPENPSMEPIYAENPMIIGKVIGCYRDMHR, from the coding sequence ATGCAGATAAAAACCGCTTTAAGTGCTCGCCAGGTGCGGATTTTAGATTTCATCACCGCCGAGGTGGAAGAAAAAGGTTATCCGCCGTCAGTGCGGGAAATCGGCGAAGCCGTTGACCTGAAAAGCTCGTCCACCGTCCACAATCATTTGAACCAACTGGAAAAAAAGGGCTATATCCAACGGGACCCGACCAAGCCCCGGGCCATCATGATCTTAAAAAACAGCGATGGCTCCGACTACCGGTCTTTTGCCGCAGTCAACGAAGAGGTCTTTGAAGAAATGGTCGGCTTGCCGGTCTATGGGGCTGTGGCGGCCGGCGCCCCTATTTTTGCCGATGAAAATTTAGAAGACCGCATTGCCATGCCCATGCGGTTCATCCGCGATGAAGGTGCCTTTATGCTGCGCATTCGCGGCGAATCCATGATTGACGCCGGCATCCTGGACGGGGATTATATTATTGTTGCCCCCCAGCCCACGGCTGCCAATGGCGATATCATTGTCGCCCTGATTGGCGATGAAGCCACCTGCAAAACCTACTACCGGGAAAAAAATCGCATTCGGTTGCAGCCGGAAAATCCCTCCATGGAACCGATTTACGCTGAAAACCCCATGATCATCGGGAAGGTCATCGGTTGCTATCGAGATATGCACCGTTAA
- the rpmG gene encoding 50S ribosomal protein L33, with the protein MRVGITLECTECKNRNYQTNKNKKNTTGRLEVKKYCPFCKSHQLHKETK; encoded by the coding sequence ATGCGCGTCGGAATTACATTGGAATGCACAGAGTGCAAAAATAGAAATTACCAAACGAATAAGAATAAGAAGAACACCACCGGGCGCCTTGAAGTCAAAAAATATTGCCCGTTCTGCAAATCCCATCAACTGCATAAAGAAACCAAATAA
- the secE gene encoding preprotein translocase subunit SecE, translated as MSRQKGNEKKEGFFKRLKKNLRLSFSELKKVHWPNRQETITYTGVVLVTVAIITALIWVVDSGITAALGLLL; from the coding sequence ATGAGCAGACAAAAAGGCAATGAAAAGAAGGAAGGATTTTTTAAACGGTTAAAGAAAAATCTTCGCCTTTCTTTCAGTGAACTGAAAAAAGTTCATTGGCCCAACCGCCAGGAAACCATTACCTACACCGGTGTTGTTTTGGTCACCGTTGCCATTATTACAGCGTTGATTTGGGTAGTGGATTCCGGCATCACGGCTGCTTTAGGCTTGTTATTGTAA
- the nusG gene encoding transcription termination/antitermination protein NusG: MAENQNKAWYAIHTYSGYEKKVQSTLLTRAKTMNMEDYILRCLVPEEEVREMKNGANRTVVRKLFPGYVFVEMVLTDESWYVVRNTTGVTGFVGAGNSPVPLQDYEVEPLLRALEAAEEGETVPPADLDAEVGDTVGFTDSSFADFIGTIVAIDRDRRKVQVSAALFGGRETSMEMDFDKVYVKK; the protein is encoded by the coding sequence ATGGCTGAAAATCAAAATAAGGCATGGTACGCGATTCATACCTATAGCGGCTACGAGAAGAAGGTGCAAAGCACCCTTCTCACTCGAGCCAAGACCATGAACATGGAAGACTATATTCTGCGCTGCCTTGTCCCTGAAGAAGAAGTGCGCGAAATGAAAAATGGCGCTAACCGTACTGTGGTACGGAAGCTTTTTCCGGGCTATGTCTTTGTGGAAATGGTTTTAACCGATGAGTCATGGTATGTGGTGCGCAATACCACCGGTGTAACCGGCTTTGTAGGTGCGGGCAACAGTCCTGTACCCTTGCAGGATTACGAAGTGGAGCCGCTTTTGCGTGCGCTGGAAGCTGCAGAGGAGGGCGAAACAGTTCCGCCGGCAGACTTGGATGCCGAAGTAGGCGATACGGTGGGCTTTACCGATTCGTCTTTTGCGGACTTTATCGGTACCATTGTGGCAATTGACCGAGACCGTCGCAAAGTTCAAGTGAGCGCTGCCTTGTTTGGCGGACGCGAAACCAGCATGGAAATGGACTTTGACAAGGTCTATGTGAAAAAGTAA
- the rplK gene encoding 50S ribosomal protein L11, which yields MAKKVIGFIKLQVEAGKANPAPPVGPALGQHGVNMMQFCNDFNERTKSQMGMLIPVEITVYQDHSFTFITKTPPAAVLLKKAAGLERASGEPNKNKVGKVTEAQVREIAETKMQDLNAATIETAMSMIKGSARSMGIEVEG from the coding sequence ATGGCAAAGAAAGTCATCGGTTTTATTAAATTGCAAGTTGAAGCCGGGAAAGCAAACCCTGCACCGCCCGTTGGGCCGGCCCTGGGTCAGCACGGTGTCAACATGATGCAATTCTGCAATGATTTCAATGAACGCACAAAGTCTCAGATGGGGATGTTGATTCCGGTTGAAATTACCGTGTATCAGGACCATTCCTTTACGTTCATCACCAAAACCCCGCCTGCAGCAGTTTTGCTGAAAAAAGCGGCCGGTTTGGAACGGGCCTCCGGTGAACCGAACAAGAATAAGGTCGGCAAAGTCACCGAGGCACAAGTGCGTGAAATCGCAGAAACAAAAATGCAAGATTTAAATGCCGCTACCATCGAAACCGCCATGTCTATGATCAAGGGCTCTGCCCGCAGCATGGGGATTGAAGTAGAAGGCTAA
- the rplA gene encoding 50S ribosomal protein L1: MAKHGKKYNENAKLVDRNKLYEVDEAFALIKKYAKANFDESVEVAFKLGIDTRHADQQIRNAMVLPHGTGVSRSVLVFAKGDKAKEAEAAGAEFVGAEDMVDKIKGGWTDFNVAIATPDMMGTVGKIGRILGPKGLMPNPKTGTVTMDVENAVKEVKAGKIEYRAEKAGVVHAPIGKLSFEENALVENFNALAAAIVKAKPASQKGVYVKSVTISTSMGPGIKLNPNHIA, translated from the coding sequence ATGGCAAAACACGGTAAGAAATACAACGAGAATGCCAAACTCGTTGACCGTAACAAACTGTATGAAGTTGATGAAGCCTTTGCGCTCATCAAAAAATATGCCAAAGCCAATTTTGACGAATCCGTTGAAGTGGCATTCAAATTGGGCATTGACACACGTCATGCCGACCAGCAAATTCGTAATGCAATGGTACTGCCGCACGGTACAGGCGTCAGCCGGTCCGTTTTGGTTTTCGCTAAAGGCGATAAGGCCAAAGAAGCAGAAGCTGCCGGTGCTGAATTTGTCGGTGCGGAAGACATGGTCGACAAAATCAAAGGCGGTTGGACCGACTTCAATGTGGCCATTGCAACTCCGGATATGATGGGAACCGTTGGTAAAATCGGGCGGATTTTAGGGCCGAAAGGCTTAATGCCGAACCCGAAAACCGGGACCGTCACCATGGACGTTGAAAATGCCGTCAAAGAAGTTAAGGCCGGGAAGATCGAATATCGTGCTGAAAAAGCCGGTGTCGTTCATGCGCCGATCGGTAAACTGAGCTTTGAAGAGAATGCTTTGGTCGAAAACTTTAACGCCCTGGCAGCAGCCATCGTTAAAGCGAAACCGGCTTCTCAAAAAGGGGTTTACGTTAAAAGCGTAACCATTTCCACCAGCATGGGCCCGGGGATCAAATTGAACCCGAACCATATTGCTTAA
- the rplJ gene encoding 50S ribosomal protein L10, whose translation MSTFESKKQIVTDLQAKFEAAKSVVVVDYTGVNAKQTTALRKSMREGNVEYVVAKNTLFLRAAEAAGYTGMDEMFTGVSAVAFCAEDEVKPANILSKFIKDNKIMVLKGGILEGEVIDAAKVEVLGSLPSKEELLSKVASCFKGPLQNVCYALDAVRKKAEEENASA comes from the coding sequence TTGTCAACCTTTGAAAGCAAAAAACAGATTGTCACCGATTTACAAGCTAAATTTGAAGCTGCAAAAAGCGTTGTTGTTGTGGACTATACCGGCGTTAATGCCAAACAAACCACTGCCTTGCGTAAATCCATGCGTGAAGGCAATGTGGAATACGTCGTTGCGAAAAACACCCTCTTCTTGCGTGCCGCTGAAGCCGCAGGTTACACCGGGATGGATGAAATGTTTACCGGCGTTTCCGCTGTGGCTTTCTGCGCAGAAGATGAAGTAAAACCGGCCAATATCCTGTCAAAATTCATCAAAGACAATAAAATTATGGTCCTGAAGGGCGGTATCCTGGAAGGCGAAGTCATTGATGCCGCTAAGGTCGAAGTGCTCGGCAGCCTGCCGTCCAAGGAAGAACTCTTGTCCAAAGTGGCTTCCTGCTTCAAAGGGCCTTTGCAAAATGTTTGCTACGCCCTCGATGCTGTTCGTAAAAAAGCCGAAGAAGAAAACGCAAGCGCGTAA
- the rplL gene encoding 50S ribosomal protein L7/L12, translating into MSEKITQIIDLVKELSVVELSELVNTFEEEFGVTAAAPVAVAGAAVAGGAAEEEKTEFDLELTDVGATKIKVIKVVRELTGLGLKEAKELVDGAPKMVKEGMSKEDAEAGKAKLEEVGATATLK; encoded by the coding sequence ATGTCCGAAAAAATCACCCAGATCATTGATCTTGTTAAAGAATTATCCGTTGTTGAACTTTCTGAACTCGTCAACACCTTTGAAGAAGAATTCGGCGTAACCGCAGCCGCTCCGGTTGCTGTTGCCGGTGCAGCTGTTGCCGGTGGCGCTGCTGAAGAAGAAAAAACCGAATTTGACCTTGAACTGACCGATGTCGGCGCTACCAAGATCAAAGTCATCAAAGTGGTTCGTGAATTGACCGGTCTTGGCCTCAAAGAAGCCAAAGAATTGGTTGACGGCGCACCGAAAATGGTTAAAGAAGGCATGTCTAAAGAAGACGCTGAAGCCGGTAAAGCCAAATTGGAAGAAGTCGGCGCTACAGCTACCCTTAAATAA
- a CDS encoding TrpB-like pyridoxal phosphate-dependent enzyme, with translation MTKIPNRIYLTEDEMPTYYYNLRADMPDKPDPLLDPDTGAAVTVEDLHPIFCDALARQELDNKTPQIDIPEEVQAFYKKYRPSPLCRAYSLEKYLDTPAKIYYKFEGNNTSGSHKLNSAVAQVYYAKEEGVRRLTTETGAGQWGTALSEACAHFGLDLTVFMVKCSYEQKPFRKAIMETFKSRVVPSPSDTTAVGRQILAAHPGTSGSLGCAIAEAVEEAVQSEDTRYVLGSVLNQVVLHQSIVGLECEQAFAKIDDYPDTVIGCAGGGSNLGGIIAPFVRDKLQGKHQTDILAVEPASCPSMTRGRYAYDFCDTGHVTPLAKMYTVGADYMPAASHAGGLRFHGMSPIVSKLYHDGHMRAKSYRQTEIFEAAVLFAKLETILPAPESAHAIKAAIDEALYCKESGEAKTILFGLTGTGYFDMTAYAAYTNGTMTDYVPTDAELAVALEKLPLVPGQA, from the coding sequence ATGACAAAGATCCCAAACCGCATTTACCTGACAGAAGATGAAATGCCCACTTACTATTACAACCTGCGCGCCGACATGCCGGACAAACCGGACCCCCTGCTGGATCCGGATACCGGCGCAGCGGTGACGGTTGAAGACCTGCACCCGATTTTTTGTGATGCCCTGGCCCGGCAGGAACTGGACAATAAAACGCCTCAGATCGACATCCCTGAAGAGGTCCAGGCCTTTTATAAAAAATACCGGCCCTCTCCCTTGTGCCGGGCCTACAGCCTGGAAAAATATCTGGACACACCGGCAAAGATTTACTATAAATTTGAGGGCAACAATACCAGCGGCAGCCATAAGCTAAACTCAGCGGTGGCCCAGGTCTATTATGCCAAAGAAGAAGGGGTGCGCCGGTTGACGACTGAAACCGGCGCCGGCCAATGGGGAACCGCCTTGTCGGAAGCCTGTGCCCATTTTGGACTGGACCTCACGGTCTTTATGGTCAAATGTTCCTATGAGCAGAAACCCTTTCGCAAGGCCATCATGGAAACATTTAAGAGCCGTGTTGTCCCCAGCCCCAGTGACACCACAGCCGTGGGCCGTCAAATCCTGGCTGCCCATCCGGGCACATCCGGCAGCCTTGGTTGTGCCATTGCTGAAGCGGTGGAAGAGGCTGTTCAATCTGAAGATACGCGCTATGTCTTGGGGTCTGTTTTAAACCAAGTGGTCCTGCACCAGTCCATTGTCGGCCTGGAATGTGAGCAGGCCTTTGCTAAAATTGACGACTATCCGGACACCGTCATCGGCTGTGCCGGCGGTGGCTCCAACCTTGGCGGCATCATCGCCCCCTTTGTGCGGGATAAATTGCAGGGGAAACACCAAACGGATATTTTAGCGGTGGAGCCGGCCAGCTGCCCCTCCATGACCCGCGGCCGCTACGCCTATGATTTTTGCGACACCGGTCATGTGACGCCCCTGGCAAAAATGTATACGGTCGGCGCCGACTATATGCCGGCGGCCAGTCATGCCGGCGGCCTGCGCTTTCATGGCATGAGCCCCATCGTCTCAAAACTTTACCACGACGGTCACATGCGCGCCAAAAGCTATCGGCAAACGGAAATCTTTGAAGCGGCGGTGCTCTTTGCCAAGCTGGAAACCATCCTGCCGGCGCCTGAGTCTGCCCACGCCATTAAGGCCGCTATTGATGAAGCCTTGTACTGTAAAGAAAGTGGCGAGGCCAAGACCATCTTGTTTGGCCTAACCGGCACCGGCTATTTTGACATGACCGCCTATGCCGCCTATACTAATGGAACAATGACCGATTATGTGCCGACCGATGCCGAACTGGCGGTGGCACTTGAAAAATTGCCGCTGGTGCCCGGTCAAGCTTAA
- a CDS encoding CpXC domain-containing protein produces MTDNTISGQCPHCQAEMSIERPEIIDADREPDIKATLLSGQFFTAHCPACDQDFIAATPLLYYDRRRTAVIQMVPGYDGESPLLGDDVFNALQTADSGQPVRMIRRVVTTPNELTEKIHLLEAGYDDRIVELAKLIALQELQGQLPNLSTLRQVRFAPKSERYPARLLFFYDDEMPSIDFPQSLYDSVGMSFIEALEKNDPANDLVVDLAWAMSFLKRYHFIDRKEEGKAREDN; encoded by the coding sequence ATGACAGACAATACCATCAGCGGCCAATGCCCGCATTGTCAAGCGGAAATGAGCATTGAGCGGCCGGAAATCATTGACGCCGACCGGGAGCCGGACATCAAGGCGACGCTCCTTTCCGGTCAGTTTTTCACCGCCCACTGCCCGGCTTGCGACCAAGACTTTATCGCCGCCACCCCTCTTTTGTATTACGATCGCCGGCGGACCGCTGTGATTCAAATGGTACCCGGCTATGATGGCGAAAGCCCGCTTTTGGGTGATGACGTGTTCAATGCTCTGCAAACCGCGGACAGCGGCCAACCGGTGCGGATGATCCGCCGGGTGGTGACCACCCCCAATGAGCTCACTGAAAAAATTCACCTCTTGGAAGCCGGCTACGACGACCGGATTGTCGAATTGGCCAAGCTCATTGCCTTGCAGGAATTGCAGGGGCAGCTGCCGAACTTATCCACCCTGCGGCAGGTCCGCTTTGCGCCGAAAAGCGAGCGGTACCCGGCCCGGCTGCTTTTCTTTTACGATGATGAAATGCCCTCGATTGACTTTCCACAAAGCCTATATGACAGCGTCGGCATGTCTTTCATTGAGGCCTTGGAGAAAAATGACCCGGCGAATGACCTGGTCGTCGACCTGGCCTGGGCCATGTCCTTTCTCAAGCGCTACCATTTCATTGACCGGAAAGAGGAGGGCAAGGCAAGGGAGGACAATTAA
- the rpoB gene encoding DNA-directed RNA polymerase subunit beta, whose translation MPEQQGHALRTRKSFAEIDEIMDMPNLIAIQRNSYDWFLKEGLSETFAEVSPIQDFTDTLELNFDTFEFGEPKYDVKECKDRDATYAAPLRMKVQLLNKETGEIKEQEVFMGDFPLMTENGTFVINGAERVIVSQLVRSPGVYFHRDIDQSGRNLYSCTVIPNRGAWLELESDAQGVIHVRLDRTRKLPASIFLRALGYGDTKEIEALFQDMPFDGEDGLKNLLAPTFAKDNFKDKDRETNEAEALIEIYKRLRPGDPPTVESARNLLNSLFFDHRRYDLAKVGRYKINKKLALDTDPTVKNLTKEDVIATYCYMVALMAGMPGYEVDDIDHLGNRRIRSVGELLQNQFRIGLTRMERNVRERMTTQDPTNVTPQALLNIRPVVASIKEFFGSSQLSQFMDQINPLAELTHKRRLSALGPGGLSRERAGFEVRDVHHSHYGRMCPIETPEGPNIGLINSLATYGRVNEYGFIETPYRKVIAGTGQVTDQIEYLTADVEDKYTIAQANTRLDDKAHIIEDKVDARREDENIVVGKEEIEYMDVSPKQVVSIATALIPFLEHDDANRALMGTNMQRQAVPLLVTEAPYVGTGMEHKAAYDSGVLAIAKHGGTVTAVSADKITILGDGGERTDYPLTKFKGSNQGTCINQRVLVSKGQHVQAGDILADGPSTDEGELALGRNALIAFMNWEGYNYEDAVLISERLVKEDVYTSIHIDEFESDSRDTKLGPEEITRDIPNVGEDVLRNLDDHGIVRIGAEIHAGDILVGKVTPKGETELSAEERLLRAIFGEKAREVRDTSLRVPHGESGIVVDVKVFTRENGDELAPGINEEVRVYVAQKRKISQGDKMAGRHGNKGVVSRILPECDMPFLPDGTPVDIVLNPLGVPSRMNIGQVLEVHLGMAARALGMHFATSVFDGAGEADIAEQLEAAGYDKSGKFRLRDGRSGEYFDNPVTVGCMYYLKLAHLVDDKIHARSTGPYSLVTQQPLGGKAQFGGQRFGEMEVWALEAYGASHTLQEILTVKSDDVVGRVETYEAIVKGENLPEAGVPEAFKVLIKELQSLALDVRILDEDENEIDMSEDHAGFDETAKDLGVEVPQTEAQEDQGETDNTDNEDTTETGDVNDYFIIEETDESSREETDDTDRA comes from the coding sequence TTGCCAGAACAACAGGGCCATGCACTTAGGACACGCAAATCGTTTGCGGAAATCGACGAAATAATGGATATGCCCAACCTCATTGCCATTCAGAGAAATTCTTATGACTGGTTTTTGAAAGAGGGCTTAAGTGAAACATTTGCGGAAGTTTCACCAATCCAGGATTTTACCGATACATTGGAATTGAATTTTGACACCTTTGAATTCGGGGAGCCAAAATACGATGTAAAGGAATGCAAAGACCGCGATGCCACTTATGCTGCGCCGTTGCGCATGAAAGTACAGCTTCTGAATAAAGAAACCGGTGAAATTAAAGAGCAGGAAGTCTTTATGGGAGATTTCCCGCTCATGACCGAAAACGGGACCTTTGTCATTAACGGGGCTGAACGGGTTATCGTCAGCCAGTTGGTGCGCAGCCCGGGTGTGTACTTCCATCGTGATATCGACCAATCCGGCCGCAACCTCTACAGTTGCACCGTCATCCCCAACCGGGGTGCCTGGCTGGAATTGGAATCCGACGCCCAGGGCGTTATCCATGTGCGTTTGGACCGGACCCGTAAATTGCCGGCGTCTATTTTCTTACGCGCTCTCGGTTATGGGGATACCAAAGAAATTGAAGCCCTCTTTCAAGACATGCCCTTTGATGGGGAAGATGGCTTGAAAAATCTCTTGGCGCCGACTTTTGCCAAGGACAACTTTAAGGACAAGGACCGCGAGACCAATGAAGCGGAAGCCCTTATTGAAATTTACAAGCGCTTACGCCCCGGTGATCCGCCGACGGTGGAAAGTGCGCGGAACTTGCTCAACTCTCTCTTCTTTGACCATAGACGCTACGATTTGGCCAAAGTTGGGCGGTATAAGATCAATAAAAAATTGGCGCTGGATACGGATCCCACGGTCAAAAACCTGACCAAGGAAGATGTGATTGCCACCTACTGCTATATGGTGGCCTTGATGGCCGGGATGCCCGGCTATGAAGTGGACGACATCGACCACTTGGGCAACCGACGCATTCGGTCCGTCGGTGAGTTGCTGCAGAATCAGTTCCGCATCGGCTTGACCCGGATGGAACGCAATGTGCGGGAACGCATGACGACCCAGGACCCGACGAACGTCACCCCCCAGGCCTTGCTGAATATCCGCCCGGTGGTGGCTTCCATCAAGGAGTTCTTTGGCTCATCCCAGCTGTCTCAGTTTATGGACCAGATCAACCCCTTGGCTGAACTGACCCACAAACGTCGCCTGTCTGCCCTGGGACCGGGCGGTTTGTCCCGTGAACGGGCCGGGTTTGAAGTCCGTGACGTTCACCACTCCCATTATGGCCGCATGTGCCCGATTGAAACGCCTGAAGGGCCGAACATCGGCTTGATCAACTCCTTGGCCACCTATGGCCGCGTCAACGAATACGGCTTTATTGAAACGCCCTATCGTAAGGTTATTGCCGGCACCGGTCAGGTGACCGATCAAATTGAGTATTTGACCGCTGATGTGGAGGACAAGTACACCATCGCCCAGGCCAACACCCGCTTGGATGACAAGGCCCATATTATTGAAGACAAGGTCGATGCCCGTCGTGAAGATGAAAACATCGTGGTGGGCAAGGAAGAAATTGAATACATGGACGTTTCGCCGAAGCAGGTTGTTTCCATTGCTACGGCCTTAATTCCCTTCTTGGAACACGATGACGCCAACCGTGCCCTTATGGGAACCAACATGCAGCGTCAGGCCGTGCCGCTCTTGGTGACGGAAGCCCCCTATGTGGGCACCGGCATGGAGCATAAGGCCGCCTACGACTCAGGCGTTTTGGCCATTGCTAAGCACGGGGGGACGGTAACCGCTGTGAGTGCCGATAAAATCACCATTTTAGGCGATGGCGGCGAACGCACCGACTACCCCCTGACCAAGTTTAAGGGGTCCAACCAAGGAACCTGTATCAACCAGCGCGTCCTGGTATCCAAGGGCCAGCACGTTCAGGCCGGGGATATTTTAGCTGACGGTCCGTCAACAGATGAAGGCGAATTGGCCCTGGGCCGCAATGCGTTGATTGCCTTCATGAACTGGGAAGGCTACAACTATGAAGACGCCGTCTTAATCAGCGAACGCCTGGTGAAGGAGGATGTTTACACCTCCATCCATATTGATGAATTTGAAAGCGATTCGCGCGATACCAAATTGGGCCCGGAAGAAATCACCCGGGATATCCCAAATGTTGGTGAAGATGTATTGAGAAATTTGGATGACCACGGCATTGTCCGCATTGGCGCGGAAATTCATGCCGGAGATATTTTGGTGGGCAAGGTAACCCCAAAAGGGGAAACGGAATTGTCCGCTGAAGAACGGCTCTTAAGAGCCATTTTTGGCGAAAAAGCCCGGGAAGTACGGGATACCTCCCTGCGGGTTCCGCACGGGGAAAGCGGCATCGTTGTTGATGTCAAGGTCTTCACCCGTGAAAACGGCGATGAACTGGCCCCCGGGATTAACGAAGAAGTCCGCGTCTACGTCGCCCAGAAACGTAAAATTTCTCAAGGGGATAAGATGGCCGGGCGCCACGGGAACAAGGGGGTCGTTTCCCGGATTTTACCGGAATGCGACATGCCCTTCCTGCCGGATGGGACGCCTGTGGACATCGTCTTAAATCCGCTGGGCGTTCCGAGCCGGATGAACATCGGCCAGGTTTTGGAAGTTCACCTGGGCATGGCGGCCCGCGCTTTAGGCATGCACTTTGCGACATCCGTTTTTGACGGTGCCGGCGAAGCCGACATTGCCGAACAACTGGAAGCGGCCGGTTACGACAAGAGCGGGAAATTCCGCTTGCGCGACGGCCGTAGCGGGGAATATTTTGATAACCCGGTGACGGTGGGCTGCATGTATTACCTGAAACTCGCCCACCTGGTTGATGATAAGATCCATGCGCGTTCCACCGGCCCCTACTCCTTAGTCACCCAGCAGCCCTTGGGCGGTAAAGCCCAGTTCGGTGGCCAGCGGTTCGGGGAGATGGAAGTTTGGGCCCTTGAAGCCTATGGCGCATCGCATACCCTCCAGGAAATTCTGACCGTCAAATCAGATGACGTGGTGGGCCGCGTGGAAACCTATGAGGCCATCGTGAAAGGCGAAAACCTGCCGGAAGCCGGCGTGCCGGAGGCCTTCAAGGTCTTGATTAAGGAATTACAGTCCCTGGCCCTGGATGTCCGCATCTTGGATGAAGATGAAAATGAAATAGATATGTCCGAAGACCACGCCGGTTTTGATGAAACGGCGAAGGACTTGGGCGTTGAGGTGCCGCAAACCGAAGCCCAGGAAGACCAGGGTGAAACGGATAATACAGATAATGAAGACACCACCGAGACCGGTGATGTGAACGACTACTTCATCATTGAAGAAACAGATGAAAGCAGCCGTGAAGAAACGGATGATACGGATCGTGCGTAA